One genomic region from Ptychodera flava strain L36383 chromosome 5, AS_Pfla_20210202, whole genome shotgun sequence encodes:
- the LOC139132980 gene encoding uncharacterized protein isoform X1 — translation MPPKKKSRETQLRYKRTYAREKRNNTEENSVSTTVNKRIKLTSHNTAIHSLSDYVEHPLPDYTSIGNMVFQCKSCLSYMWKGETHCGKLGVNACFSTCCMQGSVQLPPISDPPPLLQNLLTEDNTRGKHFREHIRAYNSSLAFASLGVHRDVLPRQGPYTFRISGSVHHLIGNLYPNGDETPKFSQIYIHDSANETDNRLQWNSDLQASILQDLQTMLHLNNPYVQVYKHASEIISQDHNSEWKLILHADVRKDQRRYNLPTTAEISVIIPGTTNDQPMNRDIVLYASSNSHPQGYKVMHINEMHPKYDPLHYVLILPFGEHGWTINIRKAGNKVGHVSPMQFYAYHLMKRDNFNVLLRCGRLFHQYVVDQYAKIEQERLNYFKCHQTELRAELYQGLSDAIAAGDVTGSTVGTKIILPSSFIGGPRNMHQLYQDSMAIVRRYGKPDLFITFTCNPNSQR, via the coding sequence ATGCCTCCGAAGAAAAAGTCTCGGGAAACCCAACTACGCTACAAGAGAACTTATGCAcgtgaaaaaagaaataacaCTGAAGAAAATTCTGTTTCCACAACTGTAAATAAAAGAATCAAATTAACTTCTCACAATACAGCTATTCATAGTTTAAGTGATTATGTGGAACACCCATTACCAGACTACACAAGCATTGGTAATATGGTATTTCAGTGTAAATCATGTCTATCATATATGTGGAAAGGAGAAACCCACTGTGGTAAACTTGGTGTTAATGCATGTTTTTCAACCTGCTGTATGCAAGGTAGTGTGCAACTCCCACCCATTAGTGATCCACCACCACTCCTACAAAATCTCCTGACAGAAGACAACACCAGGGGGAAACATTTCAGAGAACACATAAGAGCCTACAACTCTAGCCTTGCCTTTGCTTCGTTAGGAGTACATCGTGATGTTTTACCGAGACAGGGACCATATACCTTTCGGATAAGCGGTTCTGTTCATCACCTAATAGGAAACTTATATCCAAATGGAgatgaaactccaaaattttctCAAATCTACATTCATGATTCAGCTAATGAGACAGACAATCGACTTCAGTGGAATAGTGACTTGCAGGCTTCAATACTACAAGATCTGCAGACTATGCTTCATCTAAATAATCCCTATGTACAAGTTTACAAGCATGCATCAGAAATCATATCACAGGACCACAATTCTGAATGGAAATTGATCTTACATGCGGACGTTAGGAAAGATCAACGCCGTTACAACTTGCCAACAACAGCTGAGATTTCAGTCATCATACCAGGAACAACAAATGACCAGCCTATGAATAGAGACATTGTGTTATATGCAAGTTCAAATAGCCATCCACAAGGATACAAGGtgatgcatattaatgaaatgcATCCAAAATATGATCCACTTCATTATGTACTAATTTTACCTTTTGGTGAACATGGCTGGACAATTAACATTAGAAAAGCTGGTAATAAGGTTGGACATGTGTCACCTATGCAATTCTATGCATATCATCTCATGAAAAGAGACAACTTTAATGTTTTGTTGCGATGTGGCCGTCTTTTTCATCAATATGTTGTTGACCAATATGCTAAAATTGAACAAGAACGGTTGAACTACTTCAAGTGTCATCAGACTGAATTGAGGGCAGAACTTTACCAAGGGCTAAGTGACGCAATAGCTGCAGGAGATGTAACAGGATCAACTGTGGGTACTAAAATTATCTTACCTTCCTCTTTTATTGG
- the LOC139132980 gene encoding uncharacterized protein isoform X5: protein MLFSLMEKISFIVSKTISYNTDTGSETDQKRVAIEELEDSNRNIKSLCRYVHNTNIKPNIDSKESPLKSIRLTPKAFASTASSPKSQPLSASELYGRSTSKVGTNFAFIQSSSSVSITATPSSTTQTSAAKSLKMFIHETVTTIDKDIKAVGYDVYREQKQSALETLEKVRRKIKALDKKSEVLLSKIENELGNLNETVKSLKVREQSMMIEKENLLTEKDSLASQLKNVFDESDFLEEFTTDVCAAQIVDEHTSQL, encoded by the exons TTACAACACAGACACTGGATCAGAAACTGACCAGAAAAGAGTCGCCATTGAAGAGCTTGAAGACTCCAACCGTAACATCAAAAGTCTTTGCAG ATACGTGCACAACACCAATATCAAGCCAAACATCGATTCCAAGGAGTCACCATTGAAGTCAATCAGATTGACACCTAAGGCTTTTGCTTCAACGG CATCCTCACCAAAGTCACAGCCTTTGTCAGCCAGTGAATTATATGGTAGATCCACGTCAAAGGTGGGAACAAATTTTGCTTTCATCCAATCAAGTTCGTCAGTGAGTATTACTGCGACACCTTCAAGCACTACACAGACTTcagctgcaaagagtttgaagaTGTTTATCCATGAAACGGTAACAACAATAGACAAAGATATCAAAGCTGTTGGCTATGACGTGTATCGTGAACAAAAGCAATCAGCCTTAGAGACTTTGGAAAAAGTGAGAAGAAAGATTAAAGCACTTGACAAAAAATCGGAAGTTCTTCtatcaaaaatagaaaatgaactaggtaatttaaatgaaacagTAAAATCGTTAAAAGTCAGAGAACAAAGTATGatgattgaaaaagaaaatctccTCACTGAGAAGGACTCTCTGGCTTCACAGTTAAAAAATGTATTCGATGAAAGTGACTTCCTAGAAGAATTTACGACTGATGTATGTGCTGCACAGATTGTTGATGAACACACAAGTCAACTTTAA
- the LOC139132980 gene encoding uncharacterized protein isoform X4, translated as MLFSLMEKISFIVSKTISYNTDTGSETDQKRVAIEELEDSNRNIKSLCRYVHNTNIKPNIDSKESPLKSIRLTPKAFASTAASSPKSQPLSASELYGRSTSKVGTNFAFIQSSSSVSITATPSSTTQTSAAKSLKMFIHETVTTIDKDIKAVGYDVYREQKQSALETLEKVRRKIKALDKKSEVLLSKIENELGNLNETVKSLKVREQSMMIEKENLLTEKDSLASQLKNVFDESDFLEEFTTDVCAAQIVDEHTSQL; from the exons TTACAACACAGACACTGGATCAGAAACTGACCAGAAAAGAGTCGCCATTGAAGAGCTTGAAGACTCCAACCGTAACATCAAAAGTCTTTGCAG ATACGTGCACAACACCAATATCAAGCCAAACATCGATTCCAAGGAGTCACCATTGAAGTCAATCAGATTGACACCTAAGGCTTTTGCTTCAACGG CAGCATCCTCACCAAAGTCACAGCCTTTGTCAGCCAGTGAATTATATGGTAGATCCACGTCAAAGGTGGGAACAAATTTTGCTTTCATCCAATCAAGTTCGTCAGTGAGTATTACTGCGACACCTTCAAGCACTACACAGACTTcagctgcaaagagtttgaagaTGTTTATCCATGAAACGGTAACAACAATAGACAAAGATATCAAAGCTGTTGGCTATGACGTGTATCGTGAACAAAAGCAATCAGCCTTAGAGACTTTGGAAAAAGTGAGAAGAAAGATTAAAGCACTTGACAAAAAATCGGAAGTTCTTCtatcaaaaatagaaaatgaactaggtaatttaaatgaaacagTAAAATCGTTAAAAGTCAGAGAACAAAGTATGatgattgaaaaagaaaatctccTCACTGAGAAGGACTCTCTGGCTTCACAGTTAAAAAATGTATTCGATGAAAGTGACTTCCTAGAAGAATTTACGACTGATGTATGTGCTGCACAGATTGTTGATGAACACACAAGTCAACTTTAA